The proteins below come from a single Tenuifilum thalassicum genomic window:
- a CDS encoding MltF family protein, with product MVRFFNVLFRGLIFLAFLLLFSCLTNERSNNDSVEFQRDLADILVDGKIVAVTDYDAISYFIYKGKPMGYQYDMLRDLATYLGVKLEIITESDIDKSFELLKSGKVDIIASSLAITAPRKSEVDFTLPHGQTSQVLVQRFDENGVKVKQPLDLAGKIVYVQKSSSGAQRLKNLKDEIGRDITIVELPNYDADKLIELVSTGEIDYVVCDQSVAQVKENFYKNINIDVQIGFPQEIAWAVRKTSPELRGKINTWLEGYLKTAHYKRIERRYFSENRFNKRASSDYFYIYTGKISPWDEYFKKYSKEINFDWRLLASLVYQESRFNHNAQSKVGAKGLMQFMPATAKFFGISHNEKPEEQIKAGVKYIKWLDEKWAKYGVPKEERIKFVLASYNAGIGHVIDARNLAQKYGKNPNVWENNVEYFIRHKYDFAHDPVVKYGSLKGTETYLYVKEIMDRYEHYKNIIGE from the coding sequence ATGGTTAGATTTTTTAATGTTTTATTTAGGGGGTTGATTTTTTTGGCTTTCTTACTACTCTTTTCATGTTTAACAAATGAAAGGAGCAATAACGATTCCGTTGAGTTCCAAAGGGATTTAGCCGATATCTTAGTTGACGGAAAGATAGTAGCGGTAACTGATTACGATGCCATAAGCTACTTTATTTATAAGGGAAAGCCAATGGGTTACCAGTACGATATGCTTCGGGACTTGGCAACCTATTTGGGAGTAAAGCTAGAAATTATCACTGAAAGTGATATCGATAAGTCGTTTGAACTATTAAAATCAGGTAAGGTCGATATCATTGCAAGTAGCTTAGCTATAACTGCGCCCCGGAAATCTGAGGTTGATTTTACATTGCCGCACGGTCAAACAAGTCAGGTATTAGTTCAGCGTTTTGATGAGAATGGTGTTAAAGTAAAACAACCTCTCGATTTAGCTGGTAAAATTGTTTATGTTCAGAAGAGCTCATCTGGAGCACAACGGCTTAAAAACCTGAAAGATGAGATAGGTCGTGATATCACTATTGTTGAATTACCTAACTATGATGCTGATAAACTGATTGAACTGGTATCGACGGGTGAAATTGATTATGTGGTTTGCGACCAGTCTGTAGCTCAGGTTAAAGAGAACTTTTACAAAAACATTAACATCGATGTGCAAATTGGTTTTCCTCAGGAAATAGCTTGGGCTGTTAGAAAAACATCTCCAGAACTACGGGGAAAAATAAATACTTGGCTTGAGGGTTACCTAAAAACTGCCCACTATAAGCGAATTGAACGTCGTTATTTTTCCGAAAATAGGTTTAACAAAAGAGCCAGTAGCGATTATTTCTACATTTATACTGGGAAAATATCACCCTGGGATGAGTATTTCAAGAAATATAGTAAGGAGATAAACTTTGATTGGCGTTTGTTAGCCTCGCTGGTATACCAAGAGTCTCGATTTAACCACAACGCGCAATCAAAAGTGGGGGCAAAAGGCTTAATGCAATTCATGCCAGCTACAGCTAAGTTCTTTGGGATAAGCCATAACGAAAAGCCAGAGGAGCAGATTAAAGCTGGAGTAAAGTATATTAAGTGGCTCGATGAGAAATGGGCTAAATATGGGGTGCCTAAGGAAGAGAGAATAAAATTTGTATTAGCATCTTATAATGCAGGTATTGGACATGTAATTGATGCACGGAATTTAGCCCAAAAATATGGGAAGAATCCAAATGTATGGGAAAATAATGTTGAGTACTTCATTCGTCATAAATATGACTTTGCCCATGACCCTGTGGTTAAGTATGGTTCTTTAAAGGGAACTGAAACCTACCTTTATGTTAAAGAAATAATGGACAGGTATGAGCATTACAAAAACATTATAGGAGAGTGA
- a CDS encoding IS30 family transposase, with protein sequence MKHLTLEQRYAIKAYLDCGKTKSEIARALKVHKSTIYREISRNSSKRGAYNPDSANELAEERKERFCQNRRFDTSMQVKIDNWIKEEQWSPEQIKGHCDRNGIEMVSHERIYQYIRADKQAGGELHKHMRHKLKHRNRPVGGKRVVIKNKVYIDDRPAVINNKERFGDWEIDLIVGRNNKGAMVTLVERKTSMILIRKLEDGKDADGLANTVIRMLLPYKNSVKSITSDNGSEFARHEKIAKKLQADFYFAHPYSSWERGLSEYSNKLIRQYIPKKSNFDTFDSDFVKQVQHKINRRPRKTLHFSTPKTEFFNCVAFAC encoded by the coding sequence ATGAAGCATTTGACATTGGAGCAAAGATACGCAATAAAAGCGTATTTGGATTGCGGGAAAACAAAAAGTGAAATAGCCAGGGCTTTAAAAGTTCACAAGAGCACTATTTATCGTGAAATAAGTCGCAATAGTAGCAAGCGAGGTGCTTATAATCCTGATTCTGCTAACGAGTTAGCGGAAGAGAGGAAAGAGCGTTTCTGTCAGAATCGCAGGTTTGATACAAGCATGCAAGTAAAGATAGACAATTGGATAAAAGAAGAGCAGTGGTCGCCTGAGCAAATAAAGGGACATTGTGATAGAAATGGAATTGAAATGGTATCTCATGAAAGAATATACCAGTACATAAGGGCAGATAAACAGGCCGGAGGGGAGCTGCATAAGCATATGCGGCATAAGCTAAAACACCGCAATCGTCCTGTTGGAGGGAAGCGTGTAGTTATAAAAAACAAGGTTTACATTGACGATAGGCCTGCTGTAATAAACAACAAGGAGCGTTTTGGTGATTGGGAGATTGACCTAATTGTTGGGAGGAATAATAAAGGAGCAATGGTAACTTTAGTTGAAAGAAAAACATCAATGATTTTAATAAGGAAATTGGAGGATGGTAAAGATGCAGATGGACTTGCTAATACCGTAATTAGAATGCTACTGCCCTATAAGAACAGCGTAAAATCAATAACCAGTGATAACGGTTCCGAATTTGCCAGACATGAAAAAATAGCGAAAAAATTGCAGGCTGACTTTTACTTCGCTCATCCATATTCTTCTTGGGAAAGAGGATTAAGTGAGTACTCTAATAAATTAATAAGACAGTACATCCCTAAAAAATCAAATTTTGATACCTTTGATTCAGATTTTGTGAAACAAGTACAACATAAAATAAACAGAAGACCAAGGAAGACTTTGCATTTTAGTACTCCAAAAACAGAGTTCTTTAATTGTGTCGCATTTGCTTGTTGA